One region of Wyeomyia smithii strain HCP4-BCI-WySm-NY-G18 chromosome 3, ASM2978416v1, whole genome shotgun sequence genomic DNA includes:
- the LOC129728747 gene encoding m7GpppX diphosphatase-like gives MPRTAQKGKQTVAWGVERRVSMVKDGVNNPTSRSYDLAGFVPVRILNNNSTHKSVPLLGHFVSLSRDDYAIIVLEKTAFTEGQLKNHKRHQTSMVTKANSDDVTTNLSEEQTEFVNDTYGNFLCVADPEVNQIKVTIIYPATERHIVKFSAQKRYLVEETAQDYETVTLPHIQKEQLSLEWLYNILEHRKEKDRIVFEDPSEEIGFILLPDLEWDGKTLEQLYLLALVRQRGIKSLRDLNATHLPLLKNIQTRGIEAIKTRYGINADQLRIYIYYQPTFYHPHVHFPYLKHDPPGIYCEKSHLLTSVIGNIELLPDHYRKVTLSCVLGETDKLNVKFEAAKSKLNEPDDTTTNR, from the exons ATGCCCAGAACAGCGCAAAAAGGAAAGCAGACGGTTGCGTGGGGAGtcgaacggcgggtgtctatggtgaAAGATGGAGTGAACAATCCAACCAGCCGTAGCTACGATTTGGCAGGCTTCGTACCTGTTCGCATCCTGAACAATAACAGTACACACAAGAGCGTTCCACTGTTGGGGCATTTTGTAAGCCTATCGCGTGACGATTACGCGATCATTGTGTTGGAAAAGACGGCCTTCACTGAGGGGCAGCTGAAAAATCATAAGCGTCATCAAACGAGCATGGTGACGAAAGCTAATTCTGACGACGTCACGACGAACTTGTCGGAAGAACA GACGGAATTTGTTAATGATACCTACGGAAATTTTTTGTGCGTTGCTGATCCGGAAGTAAATCAAATCAAGGTGACAATCATATATCCCGCTACTGAGAGGCATATTGTGAAATTTTCCGCCCAAAAAAGATATTTGGTGGAAGAAACTGCCCAAGATTATGAAACCGTGACATTGCCTCATATACAAAAGGAGCAGCTAAGCTTAGAGTGGCTTTACAATATACTAGAGCATCGGAAAGAGAAGGATCGCATAGTTTTTGAGGATCCGTCAGAGGAAATTGGCTTCATATTGTTGCCGGATTTAGAATGGGATGGTAAAACATTGGAACAACTTTATCTACTCGCTTTAGTGCGCCAGCGAGGTATCAAGTCATTGCGGGATCTAAACGCTACTCATTTACCAttgctgaaaaatattcaaacacgTGGCATTGAAGCAATTAAAACACGTTACGGAATTAACGCTGATCAACTACGAATCTACATTTACTATCAACCCACATTTTACCACCCACACGTGCATTTCCCATATCTGAAGCACGACCCACCGGGTATTTATTGCGAGAAAAGTCACCTTCTAACATCGGTTATTGGGAATATCGAACTGCTACCAGACCATTACCGGAAAGTGACACTCTCTTGCGTTTTAGGTGAAACTGATAAACTGAATGTCAAATTTGAGGCAGCAAAGAGCAAACTGAATGAACCAGATGacaccacaaccaaccgatga